In a single window of the Streptomyces sp. CGMCC 4.7035 genome:
- a CDS encoding response regulator transcription factor, translated as MTVRVVLADDQQLIRTALRMVMADIEDVEVVGEAATGVEAVALTEELTPDVVVMDIRMPGMDGIEATRRITEGPSETRIVVLTTFDDDDYVYGALRAGASGFLVKDMALDDIIGAVRVVAAGDALIAPSVTRRLIQDFTARPEPARGRRELTGITDREREVLALVGTGLSNTEIAAELCISVATAKTYMTRLLTKLDARDRVQLVIMAYEAGLVSVTRFSP; from the coding sequence ATGACCGTACGCGTGGTCCTCGCCGACGACCAGCAGCTGATCCGCACGGCGCTGCGCATGGTGATGGCGGACATCGAGGACGTGGAGGTGGTGGGGGAGGCGGCCACGGGCGTGGAGGCGGTGGCGCTGACGGAGGAACTGACCCCGGACGTGGTGGTGATGGACATCCGGATGCCGGGGATGGACGGGATAGAGGCGACGCGCCGCATCACGGAGGGCCCGTCCGAGACGCGGATCGTGGTCCTGACGACCTTCGACGACGACGATTACGTGTACGGGGCGCTGCGGGCGGGCGCGTCCGGCTTCCTGGTGAAGGACATGGCGCTGGACGACATCATCGGCGCGGTACGGGTGGTGGCGGCGGGCGATGCGCTGATCGCGCCGAGCGTCACGCGCCGCTTGATCCAGGACTTCACGGCCCGCCCGGAACCGGCCCGGGGCCGCCGCGAGCTGACGGGCATCACGGACCGCGAGCGAGAAGTCCTGGCCCTGGTCGGCACGGGCCTATCCAACACGGAGATAGCCGCCGAGCTGTGCATCAGCGTGGCGACGGCGAAGACGTACATGACCCGCCTGCTGACCAAGCTGGACGCCAGGGACCGGGTCCAGCTGGTGATCATGGCGTACGAGGCGGGGCTGGTGTCGGTGACCAGGTTTTCCCCGTGA